The following are from one region of the Lynx canadensis isolate LIC74 chromosome D4, mLynCan4.pri.v2, whole genome shotgun sequence genome:
- the LOC115499884 gene encoding protein NipSnap homolog 3A-like: MLVLRSGLTRALAARTLAPQVHSSFATGPRQYDGTFYEFRTYYFKPSKMNEFLENLKKNIHLRTAHSELVGSWSVEFGGKMNKVFHIWKYDNFAHRTEVQKALAKNKDWRQFLIPNLALIDEQEFEITYLVPWCKLEKPAKEGVYELVIFQMKPGGPALWGDAFRRALNAHVDLGYSKLVGVFHTEYGALNRVHVLWWNESADSRAAGRHQSHEDPRVVAAVRESVNYLVSQQNMLLLPTSFSPLK, from the exons ATGCTCGTCCTCCGAAGCGGCCTGACTAGAGCTCTGGCTGCGCGGACGCTCGCGCCTCAG GTGCACTCATCTTTTGCTACAGGCCCAAGACAATATGATGGAACATTCTATGAATTTCGTACTTATTACTTTAAGCCCTCAAAGATGAATGAGTTTCTGGAAAACCTTAAGAAAAACATACATCTTCGGACAGCTCACTCTGAATTGGTTGGATCCTGGAGTGTAGAATTTGGAGGCAAAATGAATAAAGTGTTTCATATTTGGAAGTATG ATAATTTTGCTCACCGAACTGAAGTTCAGAAAGCCCTGGCCAAAAATAAAGATTGGCGACAATTTCTCATTCCAAATCTGGCTCTCATAGATGAACAAGAGTTTGAGATTACTTACCTGGTGCCATGGTGCAAATTAGAAAAGCCTGCAAAAGAAG GAGTCTATGAGCTggttatttttcagatgaaaccAGGTGGGCCAGCTCTGTGGGGTGACGCATTTAGAAGGGCACTTAACGCCCATGTGGATCTAGGCTACTCAAAACTAGTCGGAGTTTTCCACACAGAATATGGAGCACTCAACAGAG TTCATGTTCTTTGGTGGAATGAGAGTGCAGACAGTCGTGCAGCTGGTAGACATCAGTCTCATGAGGATCCCAGAGTTGTGGCAGCTG TTCGGGAGAGTGTCAATTACCTCGTGTCTCAACAGAATATGCTTCTGCTTCCTACGTCATTTTCACCTTTGAAATAG